One stretch of Brettanomyces nanus chromosome 4, complete sequence DNA includes these proteins:
- a CDS encoding uncharacterized protein (BUSCO:EOG09343XTB), with product MNRLFGTRSNAPKATLNDAMNNIDGRISSLDVKISKLNSELTTYQQKLSKMRDGPGKNAIKQRALKLLRQRKQLDAQKDQLMSQSWNISQAQMTTDNLKNTMITVDAMKHSNKELKKTYGKIDVDKLEDMQDEMLDLIDQSNEIQDALGRSYDVPDDISESELDAELDALGDEVEANNELAGESMPSYLTDSAIGESDKLPTFIDDKQSEGEEKEMVAQ from the coding sequence ATGAATCGTCTCTTTGGTACGAGGAGTAATGCCCCTAAAGCTACTCTCAATGATGCCATGAACAATATAGATGGACGAATTTCCAGTCTGGACGTGAAGATTTCCAAACTTAATTCTGAATTAACTACTTATCAACAGAaactttcaaagatgaGAGATGGACCAGGAAAAAATGCCATCAAGCAGAGAGCGTTGAAATTATTAAGGCAAAGAAAGCAGCTCGATGCACAAAAAGATCAGTTGATGTCACAATCATGGAACATTTCGCAGGCGCAGATGACTACTGATAACCTTAAAAATACGATGATCACCGTGGACGCTATGAAGCACAGCAACAAAGAACTCAAAAAGACCTACGGTAAGATTGATGTCGATAAACTTGAAGACATGCAAGATGAGATGCTTGATTTAATTGACCAGTCGAACGAGATACAGGATGCTTTAGGTCGGTCGTACGATGTTCCCGACGATATCTCTGAAAGTGAGCTAGACGCTGAACTTGATGCGTTGGGTGACGAGGTGGAGGCTAATAACGAGTTGGCAGGAGAGTCTATGCCTAGTTATTTGACCGATTCGGCTATAGGGGAGTCAGATAAGCTTCCTACATTTATTGACGATAAACAATCCGAgggagaagagaaggaaatgGTGGCACAATGA
- a CDS encoding uncharacterized protein (BUSCO:EOG09342OQQ) has product MIRRQIYTTHKRLFHFSLKCFNSQTHAIAKPDLTAINPSEKSHFKNLAATWWDETGSQRILHKMNLLRMDFINDVIKSRLSLNEAITDPEQKVFIPGWNFQNILPEEVSHEIQKEIDQATREKCGDLQLKCLDIGCGGGILSESLARLSIVESVKGIDMTPEVIQVAKLHKKLDPLLEDKLSYKVISLEHIDEKEKYDVITMMELLEHVDYPAMIVKEALSHLNPDGYLFISTINRDFVSWFTTIFMGEHVLNIVPVGTHTYGKYIKQRELKEFVDEFQKDYRVVDSKNCGYFPTVGWFFTGIENMGNYMMAIKRKE; this is encoded by the coding sequence ATGATTAGAAGGCAGATTTATACCACCCATAAACGATTGTTCCATTTTTCGTTAAAATGCTTCAATTCTCAGACTCATGCCATCGCAAAGCCTGACCTCACTGCCATTAACCCCTCTGAGAAATCGCACTTTAAGAACTTGGCAGCTACTTGGTGGGATGAAACCGGATCTCAAAGAATTCTACATAAAATGAACCTTCTAAGAATGGATTTCATTAATGATGTAATCAAGTCAAGGCTTTCATTGAACGAGGCCATTACGGATCCTGAACAGAAGGTGTTCATTCCGGGTTGGAACTTTCAGAACATCTTACCAGAGGAGGTTTCTCATGAGatacagaaagaaattgacCAGGCTACTCGTGAAAAATGTGGAGACTTACAGTTGAAATGTCTAGATATTGGTTGTGGTGGTGGCATATTGAGCGAATCCTTGGCTAGGCTGTCTATAGTTGAATCAGTTAAAGGTATCGATATGACACCAGAAGTGATTCAAGTGGCCAAGCTGCACAAGAAATTGGACCCATTATTGGAGGATAAACTCAGTTACAAAGTGATCTCCCTAGAGCATATCGAcgagaaagaaaagtatgACGTGATCACTATGATGGAACTATTAGAGCACGTTGATTATCCTGCCATGATTGTGAAGGAGGCTCTTTCTCATTTGAACCCTGATGGATACCTCTTTATATCAACAATTAACAGAGACTTCGTCTCGTGGTTTACCACAATCTTTATGGGCGAGCATGTATTGAACATTGTCCCAGTGGGAACCCATACATATGGTAAGTACATCAAACAGAGAGAGCTTAAGGAGTTTGTGGATGAATTTCAAAAGGACTACCGAGTGGTAGACTCCAAGAACTGCGGCTATTTTCCCACCGTAGGTTGGTTCTTTACTGGTATTGAAAATATGGGAAACTACATGATGGCcatcaaaagaaaagagtga
- the RIB3 gene encoding 3,4-dihydroxy 2-butanone 4-phosphate synthase (BUSCO:EOG09343Z1A), with protein MSEFEFTPIEKALADFKKGGFVVVMDNEDRENEGDIIVAAEWVTQEKMAFLVRHSSGYVCLPVSEEIADKLDLPLMSTHSTDRHGTAYTITADAKEGTTTGISAHDRALTANAIANPDSKPADFLKPGHCLPLRAKKGLLRSRQGHTEAGVQLCQLTGLQPAAAICELVRDEDGLMMRLPDTHAFCKKYNVDLITIPQITKYMDEHNL; from the coding sequence ATGTCGGAATTCGAGTTCACACCAATTGAGAAGGCTTTAGCAGATTTCAAGAAGGGGGGGTTTGTGGTGGTCATGGACAATGAGGATAGAGAGAACGAAGGTGACATTATTGTAGCAGCAGAATGGGTGACTCAGGAAAAGATGGCTTTCTTAGTTAGACATTCTTCCGGATACGTTTGCCTACCTGTCTCTGAAGAAATAGCCGATAAGCTTGACTTACCTTTGATGAGCACACATAGTACCGATCGTCATGGTACCGCATACACTATTACTGCTGATGCTAAGGAGGGGACCACTACGGGTATTTCTGCCCACGATAGAGCTCTTACTGCCAATGCCATTGCCAATCCGGATTCTAAGCCGGCTGACTTTCTTAAGCCTGGTCATTGCTTACCATTGAGAGCCAAGAAAGGATTACTAAGGAGCAGACAGGGTCATACTGAAGCCGGTGTTCAACTCTGCCAGTTGACTGGCCTTCAACCTGCAGCCGCCATTTGTGAACTTGTAAGAGATGAGGACggtttgatgatgagattaCCTGACACACATGCTTTCTGCAAAAAGTACAATGTGGATCTAATTACTATCCCGCAAATCACCAAATACATGGATGAGCACAATCTATAG